A stretch of DNA from Candidatus Hydrogenedentota bacterium:
CGCGTCGTACCACAGGCCGACGCGGCGTTTCTCCAGGTCCGATTGCGCGAGGGCCTGTGCTTCGGACATCAGTTCACCCAGTTGTTCCATTCGTTCTGCGGTTCCCAGGTGTGTCCACGCGACGTTCTTCCAGTCGATGCCATTCTTTCGATGGAAGGGCGGCGGATAGTTTTCCGGGTCGCAGGCAATTTGCTCAATGCGCCTGTAAAACTCCTCCATCGGTTTGGCGGCCGCGCCGAAATAGCGGCGGAAGAACTCGTGCAGTATGGCGTCCACGTCTTGAGCGGGGTCATCCCAGAGCTTGGCGATCACATATGCTTCGAGCATGTCCTGTTCGCCGCACACGAAGATCCCCCGGACACCATCCCGAATGAACATGCGCATGGACTTCGCCGTTTCGTGCACCATCACGTTTGGGAAACACTTCCATTTATCGATGAGCGCAGGCTCCATGGGATGATGGTAGTAGTTCCAGAGAAACATCGGCGCCTTGGCTTTTTGCAGCCATTCCCTGTAAAGCCGCATATCATTCTCGCGCATCTCCTCGTGGATGGCGTATACGCAGGTGTGCAGGCATGGGGCCACGGATACATTTGGCTCGACCTCGAAGCCGTGCGGTGGCAGGGCATAATTCCAATAAGCCAGCGTGGCAATGTACTTGTCGGGATGAGTCTTCCGCACTTCCCGCGCAACCGCATTCACAAATGAGAAAAAGTAGTTGCTGACCGTGCCGCTGCTAAACTGCCCGGTTCCCATGTCCTTACCTGAATCCAGCAGCGCCCTGCATTGCTCACAAGTGCAGAAATTCGAATTGTCGTCCGGAACAATCGCAAAGTAATTGCCTACTGCTTTCCAGCCCTCGGGGACGTCTCTCCTTCCATCGAAGAAATCGCGTGCCATCTGGGCGACTTCCTCCACCAGTCTGGGATTCGTGTAACAGAGCTGCGTCCCACGACCCTTTCCTTGGGCCTGATATTCGGGATTCGTGAACATGGCTTGAATGGTTTTGGGATGGAATGTGTGGTTGCAGGCCCATTTCTCGCCACCCAGGCGCAGTCGCCGCCAGAACAAATACACCTCCTGCCGCATGACCGGCCCCCATTGCTTCTGCATGAATGGCCAATTGCCGGACCATAGCGCATTGCGGCACTTAAGGGCTGGCGAACGGCGTATGTCCACGCCTTGAACCGTGAGGGTCTTCTGGGAGGGAAACACCATGCTCGTTTCCGATGGTCCGTACCAGCGGACGTTGCAGAAGCGTTCGATGAAGTCATAAGTTGCATAACAGGTTCCTTGGTCGGCATAGACGCCCGGAAGCTCGATTTCACCCGTGCTTCGCTCAGGCAAGCCCACTGTCTTCCAATAGTCAATGCGGTGGCGCGTGTCAGCAAGCGTGTTACCGCAACTCATGGGCCGGCCGAATTCCCGCCGATTGGCATCCGTGTCCTCCCAATCGCGGCCGATGAGGATCACAGTCTCTGGGCGAAACGCGATGAGATACTCCTGCGGGGCGAAATCCGTGCTTTTGAGTCCCATCGCGCGAGTCGCCGAACTGTCGCCCACAAGCACCCGCGGTCCGGTGACAGGGTCGGTATCAGGGCGGATTGACAACTCGGCGCTCGTAATCTTGAGCACATGGTATTGAAGCTCTAGCGCCGCCAAGCGCGCCGCGGGCGTCGCGTGTTCCGACACAACAATCGTGCACGCAGGCTGCCCATCCCGTGCAAGCGTAAATGCGGGTTTGTCAGTCGGCCCGGCGCTTTCATGCCCGAACTCCGCGCATGCACTGCAGAAGTGCAAGAGACACGTCAGAACGCAAGACCACAAGATACGATGCATCGTAAGACCTTTGCTCAAAGTCGGGGCTCCTCTGTTCGCAAGCCTATGTCGAGTTCGCCGCGGCAGATTCAGCACGTGCGCTTGTAGCAGTCAGACGCAGAATCGCTACTGCCATTGCAGACACACTCGCGTCTTCTCCCCCGTGATTTGCCAGGACTTCCCTTACGAGACCAGCGTAGCGCCCGCGCCGATTCTCATTCAAACGCAGAGAAACGCTCCATGCACAGGAAATCAGCCGCATCCTTTCCGTAGGCGCCGATGCCATCTCTCTGAAAGTAGCGGGGGCGGGGTTCGAACCCGCGATTGGGCCGCGGGTTCGCGTCCCGCAGCCTCACCCCTCGACCGCGAGTTCGAAGCACGCCGCTTCTTCTGCATTCCGGACGAATAATCTCCCGTGCGCAATGATGGGGTGATTCCAGGTCTTACCGCCGATCGCCTGGAAACGGGCGATCACCCTGAACCCGCCCGGTACAGCCGGAACAAAAGCCACTTCTCCTATTTCGCTCAGCACGAGAAGCATGTCCATGTCCGCAATAAGCAGCAACTGTCCGCTGAACGGCTCTCCTGTCCAGAGCCGCTTGCCGGTTTCGACCTCAAGGCAGGCCAAGCGCTCGCCGTCATATCCGTAGTAGTGGCCCTCGTGGAATACGCCGTTGTTGAAGTACGGCCGGCATTTCTCACATGTCCATCTCTCTTCGGCCGTCCACTCAGAATCCTGTTCTTTGACGCGCACCAGGCGCGTTCCGGTGCCGGTCGTTGCTGCCAGCATCACGCATTCTTGGTTGTATACGAATGGTTGTACGCTGCGAGGGTACTTCTCGCTTTTCCATTTATAAGCCCACAGCCGGTCCCCCGTCTCCGCCACAAAACCCTCCAACCCGGCATTACTTGCCATGACCACCTGCGGCACGCCCCTTACCGCATCCAGCATCGGGGAACAGTAACCGCCGCCCAACTCTCCTCCCCGCCATGCCTCCGCGCCGGTAATACCGTCATAAGCGATGACACACTCACCTTCGCCCCCGCCGGTGAACACGATTAACAGATGCCCGGCCACAAGGGGTGAACTGCAGAATCCATACGTGGGCACATCCATTTCCGCGTCTTTCTTCAGATCGCGCTGCCAAATACCCGCGCCTGTAGTGGCATCAAGGCACTGCAGAATTCCAGTGCACCCTTGTGTGTAAAGTCTGCCCTCGGCATACACCGGCGTAGCGCGCGGCCCCAATCCCATCGAATCGTCATAGACCGCTTGTATGCTGTTATTCCATACCGGTTCCCCCGTGGCCGCTTGGTAACAGGTCACCAATTCCTCTTCGCCGCGTTGCTCCTGGGTAAACAGATAGTCGCCCACCGCGATAAACGACGACCAGCCTGCGCCGATTGGCCGCCGCCATATCTCTCGGGGCGGCGCGCTCTTGTCGATACGGAAGCGCACGCCATTGAGGATGGCTTGCCGCCCGGCCCCGCGAAAATCAGGCCAGTCGTCCGGACCCGGAACGGGGGGGAGCTCCGCCACACCGCCCCCCTCCAAAGCGAACTCCTTCTCTGAGCGCTCGACCTCCGTCGGACGCCATCGCCAGGACAGAATGGGTGCTAAATCGCCGCCGAGACTCTCCACACGTAGGGCGCCAAAGACCCCCGTACACCCCAAAAGACATGCTACAAGCAGCCAACGCCGTGTCCGCCACCGCATCCGATATGTCGCCAGCAAGACCAGCACCGTACCTATGGTCATATAAGGCACGGCAATCGCGACCAACAAGGCGCCGAACCATAGGGGACGCTGAGAAAGTGCGATTACCGTAACGGCGACACCGAATAGAACAAAGCCCGCGAGGCGGCTCCATACCGGTACCCGGCTCAACGCCAGCCACCAGAGAACAAACAGGAGCGTCGATATCAGCGGGACCCCGCCCAGCGCGATCCCGTTCTCGATATTGTTCGTCGATCCGAACAAGCGCAATGCCACTGCCGCCGCCACGTGAATCAATGCAATCGCCGCCGGCGGCCATAGCCGTATCCGATCGCTCTTTACTATGCCCGTTGTCTGATCTCGCACTTGATCTATAGCCTCAGTAATTTCGGGGACACAATACTAAATTGTCCCTACGAATCCACAGAACATTCATGGCAGGTAGTGCGCGCGAGAGCCCAATTGAGTATTGTGTCCCCGAAATTAGCCACCCGAACGAAAACATACCGACCTATACGTTCATCAGCGATCGGCGACCTTCACGACAGGCGGCTGTTTCCATGTGCCGTTGAGGACGTCTTCTTTCGGCCAGTAGATCCGCAGAACTGTCATAAATGGCCCATTGGGCGCGGGCAGCCAGTTGGATTCCTTGTCCTTGCCGGGCGAATCCTTTTGAATGTAAACCGTCAACCCACCATCGGGGTCGAGCTTGAGACCCGGTAGCATCGGAGAATTGATGAGATATCGATTGATGGGGTTCGCGACCAAGAGGGACTCCGGCAGTTGGTACATCGTCAAAGACCAGAAGGCATTGGCAGGCGGCAACTGGCCGGGCGCGAAACGCAAGGCATAGCGGTTATTCGAGGCGTCCAGGCCCTTGCCGGCTGCATCCAACTGATAGACAGGATACAGGGCCTCCTGCTTCGAGTTGCCGTAGATTCCCAACACCGCCCCGGCGAAGCGGTAGAGATATTTGTTCTTCAGGTATTCGCGCGTGCCAAACAAATCTCCGCTGTTTACTTTGCCGGTCGCCAGAAGGGTCTCTTGGAATTCCTTGAGCTCTTTCCAGGCATCGGCTATACCATCGGACATCGCCTGTTTCACCTCGGGCGAGAGATTCGCTACGTCGATGTGCTTACCCGCTCCAATACCGATCTCGCCAAACCGCTTCATCAGGTCCTTCTCGGAAGGCGCGGTTGGGCAGAACTGCAGAACGAAGTTGAGGACGTTGAAGAACTCCAACGACGTCTTCTGGTCTGCGGGCGTCAGCGGCCGAATCCACTCAATCGCCGGGGCGGGTTTGGGTGCGGGCTTCCCCAGAAAAGCCGAGAGTGGCTGCAACTTATACCCCGCCTGGACTTTCTTCACGTTGTCGAGGTCACCAGGGTTGAAGAGCTGCGTACGGTAGACAATCAGAGCAAGTTCCGTCTCCGAGCGAATGACTTTCGTGATTCCTTTCGGCTTTTCCCCTTTCCAGGCCGGCCCGGCGACCAGAAAGCTGCCACCCTCGTTGCCGGTGGTACGGCTGCCGCAGTAATCGAAGTTGAACGTATAGGCATCAATGAACTGCAGCGAATAGTAGCGTTCCTTCTCGATAGCGGGCACGGTAACGACCATCGGCTCGGCCCTGAGGTCCAGACCCGCCATGGAATAAGGCGTGTCTGAGTTGGGTGTTTGGATGGCCTTGTCATCGGGAGTGAAGACACGCGCCACATTCGCAATCTCGTTCCACGGTGCTTTGAACTCCGGATTCTTGGCATCCACGTGGTATGCGTACGTGATACGATAGCCATCGACGATCGGGTTGCCGTAGATGTAGGCTTCCTTGGCGATAGTGCGTGCTTCCTTGGCACGGGCTACATCCGCAGCGTGGGCACTCATCGCCAGACAGCCGATGATTGCGGCCACAAGGATTACACCGGATACTCGTTCTCTTCTCATTGTGTCCTCTCCTCAGTAATTTCGGGGACACAATACTAAATTGTCCCTACGAATCCACAGAACATTCATGGCAGGTAGTGCGCGCGAGAGCCCAATTGAGTATTGTGTCCCCGAAATTAGAATGAATGGTGGGCGGTACAAGACTCGAACTTGTGGCCCCCTGCGTGTAAAGCAGGTGCTCTAACCAACTGAGCTAACCGCCCTCGCAAAGAAAAGAGTGTAACATTTGGCGGAGGATCTTGGCAAACGGAGGGCCCCGGTCTCTACATTCGATGGGACCAAAATGGGCGGGCTAAAGGATCCTCTGTTTGGAGAATGTCGGTCCCGCTCACATGAAATACATTTGATCCCGCAATCCCTGGGCTGTCCGTCATTCTTAACCGCTTGAGGCAAATCCCGCAAGGGGGCAGCGATGCTGGATCGGCTCAGTTCCTTTGTGGAACCGGCCCCCTCGCCGATCATTGTGGCTCAGCCTTCCGTCATGCGTCTGCCTCATCCTCATTTCGCACGTCTGAAACTCCCGCAAAGCAAAGAGAATTGCTATTTACATCATCACATGATTAATGTATAATATTGAGGCCCCTGAGTATTTAGCTGGTTATTTGCAAGTAAGGTCGAATCGGGTCTGATTTGGGGCAGCTCTAAGGCATATCGCTTTGGCGCTAACATCCACAGGGGGTAAGCACACTATGGCAAGACTTCTATCGCTCTTTCTCGGTGTCGCTGTTGCGAGCTCGCACATCGGATGCGCGACAGCACAAAGTCACCGGGCCGATGTGACTGATGATACCGGCCAGAGATTGACGGTTGGCACCGTTCAAAAGGAAATCCGGGAAGGAATGAGCCAAGCTCAAGTTGCGGAGGTTCTCGGGTCTCCGAATATCGTTTCGACGGATGAGAACCGCAGAGAGGTCTGGATCTACGATAAGTTCGCGACGGAAACCGTGTATTCAACCAGTTCAGGGGGTATTTCAGCACTGATACTGGGAGGCGGTCCCGTGGGAAGCGGAGGCATGGGAGGAGGTGCTGGAGCTGGCGCTTCACGAAGTGCGGGAGCTAGTTCAAGAACTCAACGCACGCTTACCATTATCATTAAGTATGATGAAAACAAGTTAGTGCGGGACTTCGCGTATCACACTTCAAGCTTTTGAGGTTCGACCATGAGAATCAATATCACTATCTGTCTACTATTCGTGCTTACGCTCGTTGGCAGCTGTGCCACCTCTGTACCCAAAGAAGCTCTGGCTCTGAGACCTGAAGCGCTCGAATTGCGGCAACTTCAAACACGTGTCTTCGAAACCACAGAGGAAGAAAGACTGCTGACAGCAGGACTTGGTGTTCTCCAAGACTTGGGATTCAACATCGACGAGTCCGAATCTAAACTCGGGGTGATCGTAGGGTCAAAGCAGAGGTCTGCGCGAGATGCGGGCGAAATAGCGGGTAAAGTCGTCTTAGGGGCGCTGCTGGGCGCGAATGTCCCGTGGGACAATCAGCAGATAATCCGTGTTGCGCTCGTTACACG
This window harbors:
- a CDS encoding DUF4838 domain-containing protein; amino-acid sequence: MSKGLTMHRILWSCVLTCLLHFCSACAEFGHESAGPTDKPAFTLARDGQPACTIVVSEHATPAARLAALELQYHVLKITSAELSIRPDTDPVTGPRVLVGDSSATRAMGLKSTDFAPQEYLIAFRPETVILIGRDWEDTDANRREFGRPMSCGNTLADTRHRIDYWKTVGLPERSTGEIELPGVYADQGTCYATYDFIERFCNVRWYGPSETSMVFPSQKTLTVQGVDIRRSPALKCRNALWSGNWPFMQKQWGPVMRQEVYLFWRRLRLGGEKWACNHTFHPKTIQAMFTNPEYQAQGKGRGTQLCYTNPRLVEEVAQMARDFFDGRRDVPEGWKAVGNYFAIVPDDNSNFCTCEQCRALLDSGKDMGTGQFSSGTVSNYFFSFVNAVAREVRKTHPDKYIATLAYWNYALPPHGFEVEPNVSVAPCLHTCVYAIHEEMRENDMRLYREWLQKAKAPMFLWNYYHHPMEPALIDKWKCFPNVMVHETAKSMRMFIRDGVRGIFVCGEQDMLEAYVIAKLWDDPAQDVDAILHEFFRRYFGAAAKPMEEFYRRIEQIACDPENYPPPFHRKNGIDWKNVAWTHLGTAERMEQLGELMSEAQALAQSDLEKRRVGLWYDAIWKWMEEGRAEYVASLRGNSQAEIR
- a CDS encoding PQQ-binding-like beta-propeller repeat protein — protein: MRDQTTGIVKSDRIRLWPPAAIALIHVAAAVALRLFGSTNNIENGIALGGVPLISTLLFVLWWLALSRVPVWSRLAGFVLFGVAVTVIALSQRPLWFGALLVAIAVPYMTIGTVLVLLATYRMRWRTRRWLLVACLLGCTGVFGALRVESLGGDLAPILSWRWRPTEVERSEKEFALEGGGVAELPPVPGPDDWPDFRGAGRQAILNGVRFRIDKSAPPREIWRRPIGAGWSSFIAVGDYLFTQEQRGEEELVTCYQAATGEPVWNNSIQAVYDDSMGLGPRATPVYAEGRLYTQGCTGILQCLDATTGAGIWQRDLKKDAEMDVPTYGFCSSPLVAGHLLIVFTGGGEGECVIAYDGITGAEAWRGGELGGGYCSPMLDAVRGVPQVVMASNAGLEGFVAETGDRLWAYKWKSEKYPRSVQPFVYNQECVMLAATTGTGTRLVRVKEQDSEWTAEERWTCEKCRPYFNNGVFHEGHYYGYDGERLACLEVETGKRLWTGEPFSGQLLLIADMDMLLVLSEIGEVAFVPAVPGGFRVIARFQAIGGKTWNHPIIAHGRLFVRNAEEAACFELAVEG
- a CDS encoding DUF1254 domain-containing protein, with the protein product MSAHAADVARAKEARTIAKEAYIYGNPIVDGYRITYAYHVDAKNPEFKAPWNEIANVARVFTPDDKAIQTPNSDTPYSMAGLDLRAEPMVVTVPAIEKERYYSLQFIDAYTFNFDYCGSRTTGNEGGSFLVAGPAWKGEKPKGITKVIRSETELALIVYRTQLFNPGDLDNVKKVQAGYKLQPLSAFLGKPAPKPAPAIEWIRPLTPADQKTSLEFFNVLNFVLQFCPTAPSEKDLMKRFGEIGIGAGKHIDVANLSPEVKQAMSDGIADAWKELKEFQETLLATGKVNSGDLFGTREYLKNKYLYRFAGAVLGIYGNSKQEALYPVYQLDAAGKGLDASNNRYALRFAPGQLPPANAFWSLTMYQLPESLLVANPINRYLINSPMLPGLKLDPDGGLTVYIQKDSPGKDKESNWLPAPNGPFMTVLRIYWPKEDVLNGTWKQPPVVKVADR